Proteins from one Nitrobacteraceae bacterium AZCC 2146 genomic window:
- a CDS encoding putative MFS transporter (product_source=KO:K08369; cath_funfam=1.20.1250.20; cog=COG0477; ko=KO:K08369; pfam=PF00083; superfamily=103473; transmembrane_helix_parts=Inside_1_38,TMhelix_39_61,Outside_62_70,TMhelix_71_93,Inside_94_99,TMhelix_100_122,Outside_123_125,TMhelix_126_148,Inside_149_160,TMhelix_161_183,Outside_184_186,TMhelix_187_209,Inside_210_275,TMhelix_276_298,Outside_299_312,TMhelix_313_335,Inside_336_339,TMhelix_340_362,Outside_363_365,TMhelix_366_388,Inside_389_400,TMhelix_401_423,Outside_424_426,TMhelix_427_449,Inside_450_462) — protein sequence MSNVVERLKPTSLPLSAGIIAARLDRMPFSRWHLQTRLLVGTATFFDAFDALGLAQILPVLVPLWKMSGTQVGLLISMGYVGQLLGAVMFGFLAEKWGRVPVLMMAITVFSVMSALCSISWDYQSLLIFRTLQGVGLGGEVPIAAVYISELAKAKGRGRFVLLYETIFSVGVVIASLIGAIVVPTLGWEYMFYIGAVPIFLVLLVWKFVPESPRWLANHGRLQEADRVVAEIERSAERTTGRALPEPAPAQEISGLLGRMSWQDIVGPRYIRRSIVVWTVWFSCYLVYYSLATWLPTLYRTLFNVQLDLSLRYGLIANCAILAGSLCCAFTIDIVGRKTVFVVSLLGAAFCLFSLWFLGATTVTQVVVFGSIACFFAASSALGVYVYTPELYPTRSRAIATSLGTAWLRFASMLGPLIVGMFVHDGIQTVFLLFGIVSVIGAVVVATLGIETKGKTLEEIAK from the coding sequence ATGTCCAACGTTGTCGAGCGACTAAAACCGACGAGTCTGCCCCTTTCAGCCGGGATTATTGCTGCGCGTCTGGACCGAATGCCGTTCAGTCGGTGGCATCTCCAGACTCGTCTACTGGTTGGTACGGCGACCTTCTTCGATGCGTTTGACGCTCTCGGTCTCGCGCAGATTCTGCCGGTGCTCGTACCTTTGTGGAAGATGTCGGGAACGCAGGTGGGGCTCCTGATTTCAATGGGATACGTCGGACAGCTGCTCGGTGCAGTCATGTTTGGCTTTCTTGCTGAGAAATGGGGACGCGTGCCGGTCCTGATGATGGCGATCACGGTTTTCTCTGTCATGAGCGCACTTTGTTCAATCTCGTGGGATTATCAATCACTACTGATCTTTCGGACGCTGCAGGGCGTCGGACTGGGCGGTGAGGTGCCGATAGCAGCCGTGTACATCAGCGAACTAGCGAAGGCGAAAGGCCGCGGTCGCTTCGTCCTTCTGTACGAGACCATATTTTCTGTGGGCGTCGTTATAGCGAGCCTTATCGGAGCCATTGTGGTTCCGACGCTAGGTTGGGAATACATGTTCTATATCGGCGCCGTGCCCATCTTCCTGGTCCTATTAGTGTGGAAGTTCGTGCCCGAATCCCCACGCTGGCTCGCCAACCATGGTAGGCTCCAGGAAGCGGACCGCGTCGTTGCCGAGATAGAACGATCTGCCGAAAGGACCACAGGGCGGGCACTGCCAGAGCCAGCCCCCGCCCAGGAAATCTCAGGGCTGCTCGGACGCATGTCTTGGCAAGACATCGTGGGTCCCCGTTACATCCGGCGCTCCATCGTGGTCTGGACCGTATGGTTTTCGTGCTACCTTGTATACTATAGTTTGGCGACTTGGTTGCCGACCCTGTACCGGACGTTATTCAACGTTCAGCTCGATCTGTCTCTGCGGTACGGGCTGATCGCCAACTGCGCGATTCTTGCCGGATCCCTATGCTGCGCGTTCACAATAGACATTGTTGGCCGTAAGACGGTCTTCGTCGTGTCGCTTTTGGGCGCAGCATTCTGCCTCTTCAGCCTTTGGTTCCTCGGTGCAACGACGGTCACGCAAGTCGTCGTATTCGGAAGCATAGCCTGCTTCTTTGCCGCGTCTTCAGCATTGGGAGTGTACGTCTATACGCCCGAACTGTATCCGACGCGGTCACGCGCAATAGCCACTTCGCTAGGCACCGCTTGGTTGCGCTTCGCCTCCATGTTGGGGCCGCTCATTGTCGGTATGTTCGTACACGACGGTATCCAGACGGTCTTCCTGCTCTTCGGAATCGTGTCGGTCATAGGGGCCGTCGTCGTCGCAACGCTTGGTATCGAGACGAAGGGGAAAACCCTCGAAGAGATAGCGAAGTAA